Proteins encoded by one window of Salmonirosea aquatica:
- a CDS encoding NAD-dependent epimerase/dehydratase family protein — translation MPESSLSFADSVLKLKGPVFVFGASGFIGVNLFHEIFKLRRDCYALTHDATKAWRLKLLDVPYENVVHCDILSGNSVREVFEKYKPRTVFNLAAYGAYSKQSNVNLTYETNVLGTANILQQCTPDTVYIHAGSSSEYGFNCTAPKEEDRVEPNSHYAVSKVSAAYLLEYYARVHDLNTLNLRLYSIYGYWEEPDRLIPRLIEKARHGELPSFVSPDISRDFVFIEDCLKAFIVCALGVNEHNRGKSYNIATGQKTTIGELVEVTRTLFTLAVAPEWGSMTNRKWDLADWYGDPSSIEADLGWRATTLLENGLSKTRAWQDEMGYESTVIPAFENPYLNPVITAIIACYKDAQAIPYMYERLVKTFNELKVRYEIIFVNDNSPDNQEAIIDALCDRDPSVVGISHSRNFGSQSAFLSGMEIATGDAVVLMDGDLQDPPEIIPSFYEKWSEGYDVVYGVRVQREMKPQIHFFYKLFYKIFQNLSYVTIPRDAGDFSMIDRKVVKELVDLPETEQFLRGLRAWVGFRQTGVPYVRPERMFGVSTNNWRKNIWWAKKAIFSFSFAPLELMSYAGFLLTGLSFLGIIWQIVARLLNFDPRTPYGISTVIILIVFFGGLTILGISFLGEYVAKIFEETKKRPKFIRTRIRRGAKAYKSADEIRTLVKQLNK, via the coding sequence ATGCCTGAGTCATCCCTATCTTTTGCCGATTCCGTGCTGAAACTCAAGGGTCCCGTGTTCGTGTTCGGGGCGAGCGGCTTTATCGGCGTCAATTTGTTTCACGAAATATTCAAGCTGCGGCGGGACTGTTACGCCCTCACCCACGATGCCACCAAAGCCTGGCGGCTCAAACTACTGGATGTACCCTACGAAAATGTGGTTCATTGCGATATTCTGTCGGGCAATTCGGTGCGGGAGGTTTTTGAAAAATACAAACCCCGTACTGTTTTCAATCTGGCCGCTTATGGGGCGTATAGTAAGCAGAGCAATGTTAATCTGACCTACGAAACCAACGTGCTCGGCACGGCCAATATTCTGCAGCAATGTACCCCCGACACGGTATACATTCACGCCGGCAGTAGCTCCGAGTACGGCTTCAATTGTACAGCTCCGAAGGAAGAAGACCGCGTCGAGCCCAATAGTCACTATGCAGTATCCAAGGTTTCAGCGGCCTACCTGCTTGAATACTACGCCCGGGTACATGACCTGAATACCCTCAACCTGCGTCTGTATTCCATTTACGGCTATTGGGAAGAACCCGACCGGCTTATTCCCCGGCTGATCGAAAAAGCCCGGCATGGGGAGTTGCCTTCCTTCGTTTCGCCCGATATCAGCCGCGATTTTGTTTTCATCGAAGACTGCCTGAAGGCATTCATCGTTTGTGCGCTCGGCGTCAATGAACACAACCGGGGCAAATCGTATAACATTGCTACGGGTCAGAAAACGACCATCGGTGAGTTGGTGGAAGTCACACGTACCCTGTTTACTCTGGCAGTAGCACCCGAATGGGGTAGCATGACCAACCGCAAGTGGGATTTGGCCGACTGGTACGGAGACCCATCCTCCATCGAAGCTGACTTGGGCTGGCGGGCTACCACCTTGCTTGAAAACGGACTGTCCAAAACCCGGGCCTGGCAAGATGAAATGGGGTACGAGTCCACGGTAATTCCTGCCTTTGAGAATCCCTATCTCAATCCCGTCATCACGGCAATCATTGCCTGCTATAAGGATGCGCAGGCGATTCCCTATATGTACGAGCGGCTGGTGAAAACCTTCAATGAGCTGAAAGTACGGTATGAGATCATTTTTGTCAACGACAATTCGCCCGATAACCAGGAAGCGATCATCGATGCCCTGTGCGATCGCGATCCTTCGGTGGTGGGAATCAGTCATTCCCGCAATTTTGGTTCTCAATCGGCTTTCCTTAGCGGGATGGAAATCGCGACGGGTGACGCTGTCGTGCTCATGGATGGCGATCTTCAGGATCCTCCCGAGATCATCCCCAGCTTTTACGAAAAATGGAGTGAGGGATACGACGTAGTGTACGGGGTACGGGTACAACGTGAGATGAAACCCCAGATCCATTTCTTTTATAAACTGTTTTATAAAATCTTCCAGAATCTGAGCTACGTCACCATACCCCGCGATGCCGGCGACTTCTCGATGATTGACCGCAAGGTGGTCAAAGAATTGGTCGATTTGCCCGAAACCGAGCAATTCCTGCGGGGGCTGCGGGCATGGGTAGGTTTCAGGCAAACGGGGGTACCCTATGTGCGGCCCGAGCGTATGTTCGGCGTATCGACCAACAACTGGCGCAAAAATATCTGGTGGGCTAAAAAAGCCATTTTTTCGTTTAGCTTCGCTCCATTGGAACTCATGAGCTACGCGGGCTTCCTGCTGACCGGTCTTTCCTTTTTGGGCATAATCTGGCAGATCGTGGCCCGGCTGCTTAACTTTGACCCTAGAACTCCCTACGGAATTTCGACCGTCATTATCCTGATCGTCTTTTTTGGAGGTCTGACGATTTTGGGTATTTCGTTTTTGGGTGAATATGTGGCCAAGATTTTCGAGGAGACCAAGAAAAGGCCTAAATTTATCCGTACCCGAATTCGGCGGGGGGCGAAAGCCTACAAATCGGCCGATGAAATTAGGACGCTGGTCAAACAACTGAACAAATGA
- a CDS encoding transketolase family protein codes for MRVEFSQSIEKLAAADESVVFITGDLGYNAFENLRDVMGPRFINAGVAEQNMVGVAAGMAYKGFKVFCYSIAPFVVYRCLEQFRNDVCFHNLPVFLVANGGGYGYGIMGSSHHTLEDLACLSGLQHVTAYVPAFSDEIEPMVQHIATQARPTYLRLGAGKKTPVDSFQTGSFKVVHAAENPEITLVTLGPITNNALFALHEQENLLKSVTVLAANTFPLEISETIHTILAGSSAIVIAEEHISTGGLAQQLSVQLLEKGIRPDRFVSLHAQGYPGHKYGSQQYHQRLSQLDAASLAESLQSLLHHV; via the coding sequence ATGAGAGTAGAATTTTCGCAATCCATCGAGAAACTAGCTGCCGCTGACGAGTCCGTGGTTTTCATTACGGGCGATTTGGGCTATAATGCTTTCGAGAACCTGCGCGATGTGATGGGACCTCGCTTCATCAATGCCGGCGTAGCCGAGCAAAACATGGTGGGGGTAGCGGCGGGTATGGCCTATAAAGGCTTCAAGGTTTTTTGCTACAGCATTGCTCCGTTTGTCGTGTACCGTTGCCTGGAACAGTTCCGTAATGACGTTTGCTTTCATAATTTACCGGTTTTTCTGGTAGCCAATGGCGGCGGGTACGGGTATGGCATCATGGGAAGCAGCCACCACACGCTGGAAGACCTGGCCTGTCTGAGCGGGTTACAGCACGTTACTGCCTATGTACCCGCTTTCTCGGATGAGATTGAACCCATGGTGCAACACATTGCCACTCAGGCCAGACCTACCTACCTACGGTTGGGGGCGGGCAAGAAGACACCCGTCGATAGTTTTCAGACTGGTTCTTTCAAAGTAGTTCATGCGGCAGAAAATCCTGAAATCACACTGGTGACTTTGGGGCCCATTACGAACAATGCCTTATTCGCTTTGCATGAGCAGGAAAATCTCTTAAAATCCGTCACGGTACTTGCGGCCAATACATTTCCGCTAGAAATCAGTGAAACCATTCACACTATTCTTGCGGGTAGTTCCGCCATTGTGATAGCCGAGGAACACATAAGCACTGGAGGACTCGCCCAACAGTTATCGGTACAACTCCTGGAAAAAGGCATTAGGCCCGACCGATTCGTCAGTTTGCACGCCCAGGGGTACCCTGGTCATAAATACGGCAGTCAGCAGTACCATCAGCGACTTTCCCAACTTGATGCGGCAAGCCTCGCCGAATCGTTGCAAAGTCTGTTGCATCACGTATGA
- a CDS encoding acyltransferase family protein, with amino-acid sequence MRTTNGGYLIQLDGLRFIAVALVLVDHWLAEFNKVPFGPLGVTLFFVLSGFLITRILMLSRDKNFGKAGGMGTYLRKFYIRRTLRIFPIYYLSIAVLFALNVPPVRDTLGWCLLYATNIYIAVNQHWMGVIDHFWSLAVEEQFYIFFPFVIFLIPRRWLVPFLASMIVMSVLLRFYFYYAGYEWMVNYVSMPMCLDSFGLGGLMAWLQLRRPMLFEKVFRNPIWILVGIGAWILVVYWSKTFVEIHNVANDVVDRFVSSVLCFFLIGKAVLGFQGGMKWFLENPVSVYMGKISYGMYLYHNFVYNHFHTQPEHPTLRILNKIHGWLPVLSNSLAFQMAYFFLITTILAALSWHFIEKPINSLKDKYAR; translated from the coding sequence ATGCGAACGACAAATGGCGGGTACCTTATTCAACTGGACGGGCTCCGGTTCATCGCCGTGGCACTGGTACTGGTAGACCACTGGCTAGCCGAATTTAATAAGGTACCCTTTGGTCCCCTGGGAGTAACGCTATTTTTTGTGCTGAGCGGTTTTCTTATTACCCGCATCCTGATGCTAAGCCGGGACAAAAATTTCGGAAAAGCGGGCGGCATGGGTACCTACCTCCGGAAATTTTACATTCGGCGTACCCTTCGCATTTTTCCAATCTACTACCTTTCCATTGCCGTACTCTTTGCCCTCAATGTACCTCCCGTGCGCGACACCTTGGGCTGGTGCCTGCTGTATGCCACTAACATTTACATTGCAGTCAATCAACACTGGATGGGTGTCATCGATCATTTTTGGTCGCTGGCGGTCGAGGAGCAGTTCTATATCTTTTTTCCGTTTGTAATTTTTTTAATTCCCCGCAGGTGGCTTGTCCCTTTTCTGGCGTCCATGATCGTGATGAGCGTATTGCTGCGTTTTTATTTTTACTACGCGGGGTATGAGTGGATGGTCAATTATGTGTCCATGCCCATGTGCCTGGACTCCTTCGGTCTGGGTGGACTTATGGCCTGGCTTCAGCTTCGTCGACCTATGCTTTTTGAGAAAGTTTTCAGGAATCCGATTTGGATACTGGTAGGAATCGGGGCTTGGATACTGGTGGTGTACTGGTCAAAAACGTTCGTTGAAATCCACAATGTGGCCAACGATGTGGTCGATCGTTTTGTCAGTTCAGTCCTTTGCTTTTTTCTGATCGGGAAAGCCGTTTTGGGGTTCCAGGGAGGTATGAAATGGTTTCTGGAAAATCCTGTAAGTGTCTACATGGGAAAAATAAGTTATGGGATGTATCTCTACCATAATTTTGTGTATAATCACTTTCACACCCAACCCGAACATCCGACCTTACGGATACTGAACAAAATACACGGCTGGCTACCCGTACTTTCCAATTCCCTGGCCTTTCAAATGGCCTACTTTTTTTTAATCACCACTATCCTGGCGGCCTTATCCTGGCATTTCATTGAGAAACCGATTAATTCCCTAAAAGACAAGTATGCCCGCTGA
- a CDS encoding glycosyltransferase family 2 protein: MTLVLSIVMPAYNEEDCIEKVVGNWTDFLKNKFPNEATTLIVINDGSKDRTGELLTAMATTNPRLTVINQPNGGHGNAVVNGYRKAVELQSDYVFQTDSDDQFVTEDFEKLWSKRRESRFILGYREIRHDASVRLFITKVLRGTISAVYGTYILDSNIPFRLIEGGFLKQLLNQLPNPEPFAPNIFLAVMAKKSGEKLYDIPITHKDRETGTVSIVKWNLWKVCIRSFRELLQFRIDLNDKVKALRSNT, encoded by the coding sequence ATGACCCTGGTACTTAGCATTGTAATGCCCGCCTATAACGAAGAAGACTGCATAGAAAAAGTAGTGGGCAATTGGACGGATTTCCTAAAAAATAAGTTTCCCAACGAAGCCACCACGTTGATTGTCATCAATGACGGCTCGAAAGATCGCACGGGTGAACTGCTTACAGCCATGGCCACCACCAATCCCCGCTTGACGGTGATCAATCAACCCAACGGAGGACATGGAAATGCCGTGGTAAACGGGTACCGCAAGGCGGTGGAGCTACAGTCTGACTATGTTTTCCAAACGGATAGCGACGACCAGTTCGTGACGGAGGATTTCGAAAAACTGTGGTCCAAACGTCGTGAATCCCGCTTCATATTGGGTTATCGGGAAATCCGCCACGATGCCTCGGTGCGGTTGTTCATCACGAAGGTACTCCGGGGTACCATTTCGGCCGTCTACGGTACCTATATCCTGGATAGCAATATTCCTTTCAGGCTCATCGAAGGTGGTTTTCTGAAACAACTCCTCAATCAACTGCCCAATCCCGAGCCTTTTGCTCCTAATATTTTCCTGGCGGTAATGGCCAAGAAATCGGGTGAGAAGTTATACGATATTCCCATTACCCACAAAGACCGGGAGACCGGCACGGTATCTATTGTGAAATGGAATTTGTGGAAAGTATGCATCCGTAGTTTCCGGGAATTGCTTCAGTTCCGGATCGACCTGAACGACAAAGTAAAAGCGCTCCGCTCTAATACCTAA
- a CDS encoding 3-keto-disaccharide hydrolase has protein sequence MNSRRIILGAAVASAMVMQVQAQEVPKPGKMTPDMTEFWEPEVKSVAAPVNAPPADAIVLFDGKNLDQWVSVNDPSKPAGWTVGDGVFTVKKGTGNIQTKQSFEDYQLHIEWKVPAGITGKGQARGNSGLFLASIGKGDAGYELQILDSYENRTYANGQAGSIYKQSPPLRNVTRKPGEWNVYDVIFTAPRFKEDGSLFSPARVTVMHNGVVVQNNTELRGPTQYIGLPSYNTPHGKSPIKLQDHGDPSEAISFRNIWIREL, from the coding sequence ATGAATTCTAGAAGAATTATACTGGGAGCCGCAGTCGCATCTGCCATGGTGATGCAGGTACAGGCCCAGGAAGTACCCAAACCCGGCAAGATGACCCCCGATATGACTGAGTTTTGGGAGCCAGAGGTAAAAAGCGTGGCTGCTCCCGTAAATGCCCCCCCTGCCGATGCCATTGTACTTTTCGATGGTAAGAATCTGGATCAGTGGGTTTCGGTAAACGACCCCTCCAAACCCGCCGGATGGACCGTAGGGGATGGGGTGTTTACAGTCAAAAAGGGTACGGGAAACATTCAAACCAAGCAATCTTTTGAGGATTACCAGCTTCATATCGAATGGAAGGTACCTGCCGGTATTACGGGTAAGGGGCAGGCGCGTGGAAATAGCGGCTTGTTTCTGGCGTCAATCGGTAAAGGCGATGCCGGGTATGAACTTCAAATCCTGGATTCTTACGAAAACCGTACGTATGCTAACGGGCAAGCCGGTAGCATTTACAAGCAGTCGCCTCCTTTGCGGAATGTCACCCGCAAGCCCGGTGAATGGAATGTGTATGACGTGATTTTTACCGCGCCCCGTTTCAAAGAAGATGGCAGTCTTTTCTCACCCGCCCGGGTGACCGTGATGCACAATGGGGTAGTAGTTCAGAATAACACGGAGCTTCGGGGACCTACCCAGTACATAGGCCTTCCTTCGTATAATACACCCCACGGCAAATCGCCGATAAAATTACAGGACCATGGCGATCCCAGCGAAGCCATTAGCTTCCGTAACATCTGGATCAGGGAGCTGTGA
- a CDS encoding T9SS type A sorting domain-containing protein — MRLILNRGLIFLISILTISPKPGFTQTCTPEFILSPVGSNNTIEWDKFPEFSLPFTIIYNGPRFGDDASRPLKHGFSHLANFSGSEPSTLPVSKRALLWNSVASIDGSDQPWSVIGLESPWGNDTTLYRNHWAQYLGLLANSFDDSRTSGIPRADIICLDVERMHELDRDILALKNNDRIPQGYRNLADNTFLKTYQADIRWWYTESARYLRNLGLPSSTKLTSYSDVPVRGTWLNIPSNSWQDWTTNPQRTHYLMQNEAGNIGGTFYEQMDFLTPSAYYFYPYENPLGKEYLAYLLFQIEVNRAWSSKDIIPFVWLRYHNSFSPGSPMIPAFMAEATAIFPFFSGAKGLWLWENNFYENNEQQNYATYEHFIYGLYRLSRYADMFQGDYELVIPQSARDHMEQRNPIWRGVVKDGKILIAAQNTYATESQQTSLTLTYKQWTKTINLNGHEVLLCQFDLSDVVSSLDSSLALTSVFPNPTQRTIFVNLTSRSTQSEILFELIDLKGTVLKTLTSNTSVGDSRYRFDLPVVPRGTYLLRVSSESSSITRHIFIE, encoded by the coding sequence ATGCGTTTAATTTTGAACCGTGGTTTAATTTTTCTCATTAGTATCCTCACCATCAGCCCAAAACCGGGCTTTACCCAAACGTGCACGCCAGAGTTTATCCTAAGCCCCGTCGGGAGTAACAATACGATCGAATGGGACAAATTCCCCGAATTCTCTCTACCCTTTACGATTATCTACAACGGTCCCCGCTTTGGTGACGATGCGTCCCGCCCCTTGAAACACGGTTTTAGTCACCTGGCCAATTTCAGTGGTTCGGAACCGAGCACTCTTCCGGTAAGTAAAAGAGCACTTCTGTGGAATAGTGTCGCCAGTATCGATGGTTCCGACCAGCCCTGGTCAGTGATTGGCCTGGAAAGCCCCTGGGGGAACGATACTACTCTGTACCGCAATCATTGGGCACAGTATCTGGGCCTATTGGCCAACAGCTTTGATGATTCCCGTACCAGCGGCATTCCTCGCGCCGATATAATTTGCCTGGATGTCGAACGCATGCACGAACTAGACCGCGATATCCTGGCGCTAAAAAACAATGACCGTATTCCCCAGGGGTACCGTAACCTGGCTGATAACACTTTCCTGAAAACCTACCAGGCGGACATCCGCTGGTGGTACACGGAATCGGCGCGCTACCTACGGAATCTGGGTTTGCCCTCGTCTACCAAACTAACGAGTTATAGCGACGTACCCGTGCGAGGTACCTGGCTCAATATTCCCAGCAACAGTTGGCAGGACTGGACCACAAATCCACAGCGTACCCACTACCTGATGCAAAACGAAGCGGGAAACATTGGGGGTACCTTTTACGAGCAGATGGATTTCCTTACTCCCTCGGCCTACTATTTTTATCCCTATGAGAACCCGCTGGGCAAGGAGTACCTGGCTTACCTTTTGTTCCAAATTGAAGTCAACCGGGCCTGGAGCAGCAAGGATATCATCCCCTTTGTCTGGCTTAGGTACCATAACAGTTTTAGCCCCGGATCGCCGATGATTCCGGCATTTATGGCCGAAGCCACGGCTATTTTTCCTTTTTTCTCGGGAGCCAAAGGATTATGGCTTTGGGAAAACAATTTCTATGAGAACAATGAACAGCAAAACTACGCCACCTACGAACATTTCATCTACGGTCTTTACCGCCTGTCGCGGTATGCCGATATGTTTCAGGGAGATTACGAACTAGTCATCCCTCAGTCGGCCCGTGACCACATGGAACAGCGTAATCCGATTTGGAGGGGGGTAGTAAAGGATGGAAAAATACTGATTGCCGCCCAAAACACCTACGCCACTGAGTCTCAGCAAACATCACTGACGCTTACCTACAAGCAGTGGACCAAAACGATAAACCTCAATGGCCACGAAGTGCTTCTGTGTCAATTTGACCTCTCCGATGTGGTTTCCTCTCTGGATTCTTCACTGGCCCTGACATCGGTTTTCCCCAATCCAACCCAGCGAACGATCTTTGTAAATCTGACGAGCCGCAGTACCCAAAGCGAGATACTCTTTGAATTGATAGACTTAAAAGGTACTGTGTTGAAGACCCTTACATCAAACACCTCGGTAGGAGATTCCCGCTATCGGTTTGATTTACCAGTAGTACCCAGAGGTACCTACCTGCTAAGGGTCAGTTCTGAAAGTTCTTCCATCACCAGGCATATTTTTATAGAATGA
- a CDS encoding thioredoxin domain-containing protein: MNQLATETSPYLLQHAHNPVEWYPWGEAALEKAKSQDKPILVSIGYSACHWCHVMERECFEDPGVAAVMNEHLVCIKVDREERPDVDAIYMDAVHLMGVRGGWPLNVFLMPDAKPFYGVTYLPPQNWVQLVRSIQNAFTNHRAELTASAESFAHSLQTGEIEKYGLSPERSAYSEDFLDRMFEGLKRQFDTVNGGTNRAPKFPMPSIYKFLLRYFDTTQNPEALAQVELTLNRMALGGIYDHVGGGWARYSVDGEWFIPHFEKMLYDNAQLISLYSEAYSLTKNPLYSDRIRHTLLWLTSEMQSPEGGFYSALDADSEGVEGKYYLWTAEELREVLGDDHAWFAKLYDLSENGNWEHGLNHLHLTQDANIAARLKGIFTENFEKDYAAVLQKLAIRRSERVRPGLDDKILASWNGLLLKGLTDAYRALGDEAIRDTALYLGEFLRDKFIEEGTLWHSYKEGKRKINGFLEDYAAVSDGLLGLYQITFDETWLRLAENLLDQTIENFYDPSDGLFFFTDAKAEALIARKKEIFDNVIPSSNSLLAQALYQAGLLLDRTDFIDMVDKMLGTLDKILESDIQVATNWAALYSQRVNPTAEVVITGPEGEAIRKDFDRYFVPNKIVAGSAETSNLPLLEGRTPLDMQTFIYICFNKTCQLPVKTVEEALALLS; encoded by the coding sequence ATGAACCAACTAGCCACCGAAACCAGCCCTTACCTGCTTCAACACGCTCACAATCCAGTCGAATGGTACCCGTGGGGTGAAGCAGCTCTGGAAAAAGCCAAATCTCAGGATAAACCTATTCTGGTAAGTATTGGCTATTCGGCCTGCCACTGGTGCCATGTGATGGAGCGGGAGTGCTTCGAAGATCCGGGGGTAGCCGCCGTAATGAACGAGCATCTGGTATGCATAAAAGTTGACCGCGAAGAACGGCCCGATGTAGATGCTATCTACATGGATGCCGTACATTTAATGGGGGTTCGGGGCGGTTGGCCCCTGAATGTTTTTCTGATGCCCGACGCCAAGCCTTTTTATGGAGTCACCTACCTACCTCCGCAAAATTGGGTGCAGTTGGTCCGCAGCATTCAGAATGCTTTTACGAACCATCGTGCCGAATTGACCGCCTCCGCGGAAAGCTTTGCCCATAGCCTACAAACCGGCGAAATTGAAAAATACGGACTTTCACCTGAGCGGTCGGCCTATTCTGAAGATTTCCTTGATCGCATGTTCGAGGGACTGAAGCGGCAATTCGATACCGTGAATGGGGGTACCAACCGGGCACCCAAGTTTCCGATGCCCTCTATTTATAAATTTTTGCTTCGGTACTTCGATACCACGCAGAATCCCGAAGCCCTGGCTCAGGTAGAACTCACCCTAAACCGAATGGCTCTCGGTGGGATTTATGACCATGTAGGAGGCGGTTGGGCACGGTACTCGGTGGATGGAGAATGGTTTATTCCGCATTTTGAGAAGATGCTGTACGACAATGCCCAGCTGATTAGCCTGTATTCCGAGGCCTATTCGCTGACAAAAAATCCGCTCTACTCCGATCGGATTCGGCACACCCTGCTTTGGCTCACTTCCGAGATGCAGAGCCCGGAAGGTGGTTTTTATTCTGCCCTGGATGCCGACAGCGAAGGCGTAGAGGGCAAATACTACCTGTGGACGGCGGAAGAACTGCGGGAGGTACTGGGTGATGACCACGCCTGGTTCGCCAAACTCTATGACCTGAGTGAAAATGGAAACTGGGAACACGGCCTCAATCATCTGCACTTGACCCAAGACGCGAACATCGCCGCGCGTTTGAAAGGCATTTTTACCGAAAATTTTGAGAAAGACTACGCGGCGGTTCTGCAAAAACTGGCGATTCGCCGCTCCGAACGCGTCCGGCCCGGACTCGATGACAAAATCCTGGCTTCCTGGAACGGGCTCCTATTAAAAGGCCTTACGGATGCCTACCGGGCTTTAGGCGACGAAGCCATCCGCGATACTGCCCTCTACCTGGGTGAATTTCTGCGGGATAAGTTCATTGAAGAGGGTACCCTATGGCATAGCTATAAGGAAGGCAAGAGAAAAATCAATGGTTTTCTGGAAGATTATGCCGCGGTGAGCGATGGCCTATTGGGTTTGTACCAGATCACTTTCGACGAAACATGGCTCCGCCTGGCCGAGAACCTGCTCGATCAAACAATCGAAAATTTCTATGACCCATCGGACGGTTTGTTCTTTTTCACCGACGCCAAGGCCGAAGCACTGATTGCCCGCAAAAAAGAAATCTTCGATAATGTAATCCCCAGTTCCAATTCTCTGCTGGCGCAAGCTTTGTATCAAGCCGGACTTTTGCTCGATCGCACCGACTTTATCGACATGGTCGATAAAATGTTAGGTACCCTGGATAAGATTCTGGAATCAGACATTCAAGTGGCCACCAACTGGGCTGCTCTTTACTCCCAACGCGTAAACCCAACAGCAGAAGTCGTAATTACTGGTCCTGAGGGTGAGGCAATTAGAAAAGATTTTGATCGATATTTTGTCCCCAATAAAATAGTAGCGGGGTCCGCGGAAACTTCCAACCTACCGTTGCTCGAAGGTCGAACACCGTTAGATATGCAAACTTTTATTTACATCTGCTTCAATAAAACCTGCCAATTACCCGTCAAAACGGTTGAGGAAGCCTTGGCCTTGCTGTCCTAG
- the ruvC gene encoding crossover junction endodeoxyribonuclease RuvC, producing MMSQGKPKSSEKIIIGVDPGTQVMGYGVILIKNVQIELVQYGVIKLNKYTTHELKLKKIFERITQLIEEYLPDEMAIEDPFYGKNAQSMLKLGRAQGVAMAAALARDIPIVEYSPKKVKQSVTGNGNASKEQVAYMLENILKMELNREFLDATDGIAIAICHHYHANSPASSTSTKKDKKGGWGAFVSENPDRLK from the coding sequence ATGATGAGCCAAGGGAAGCCGAAGAGTAGCGAAAAAATAATAATTGGGGTAGATCCAGGTACCCAGGTAATGGGTTACGGGGTGATTCTTATCAAAAACGTACAAATCGAACTGGTACAATACGGGGTCATTAAGTTGAACAAATATACGACCCATGAATTGAAATTGAAGAAAATATTCGAACGCATCACCCAACTCATTGAGGAGTACCTTCCAGACGAAATGGCTATCGAGGACCCCTTCTACGGTAAGAATGCCCAATCCATGCTGAAACTGGGGCGGGCTCAGGGGGTTGCCATGGCCGCTGCTCTGGCTCGGGATATACCGATTGTGGAGTACTCGCCCAAAAAAGTGAAGCAATCGGTGACCGGAAACGGAAATGCATCCAAAGAGCAGGTGGCTTACATGCTGGAGAATATTCTCAAAATGGAACTCAACCGGGAGTTTCTGGATGCCACCGACGGTATAGCGATTGCGATTTGTCATCATTACCACGCCAATTCTCCTGCTTCCTCCACCTCCACCAAAAAAGATAAGAAAGGGGGATGGGGGGCCTTCGTCAGTGAGAATCCCGACCGCTTGAAGTAG
- a CDS encoding lysylphosphatidylglycerol synthase domain-containing protein, translating to MAKWIVTLLILSYIYATFQKEQKGVRDIGVVLHSIFILPNRFVLGILFFLVPINWMLESLKWKFLAQKAVSLDFREAFRSTLAGLAVGVAVPAQLGDTLGRITSLRSDKRLKTLGAALVSNGIQFYISVLGGTLGWLLASTLPFSPPYDVMMEFLLVLIVLGGIGVGIFRRKITGWPAKRQWAIKFKENIQVINLYTGRDLTLALGLGALRYAVFVAQFALALSLFDLPIPFLNLIRCVSLILLAKTLLPAINVLGDLGLREFTALLVFEPYGLASEKIIAATFLIWLINILGPLLVGVFLIWKHQWNARYE from the coding sequence TTGGCGAAGTGGATCGTCACGTTACTCATCCTGAGCTATATCTACGCCACTTTCCAGAAAGAACAAAAGGGAGTCAGGGACATTGGTGTCGTGCTTCACTCCATTTTTATTCTTCCGAATCGCTTTGTTCTGGGCATACTCTTCTTTTTAGTTCCCATCAACTGGATGCTGGAAAGTCTGAAATGGAAATTTCTGGCTCAAAAAGCGGTCTCGCTCGATTTCCGGGAAGCTTTCCGGAGTACCCTGGCCGGCCTGGCCGTGGGGGTGGCAGTCCCCGCCCAATTGGGGGATACGCTGGGCCGAATCACCTCACTGCGTTCGGACAAACGGCTCAAAACACTGGGTGCCGCGCTGGTTTCCAATGGCATTCAATTTTACATTTCGGTGCTGGGGGGTACCTTAGGCTGGTTGCTGGCTTCTACTCTGCCCTTTTCCCCACCTTACGATGTGATGATGGAATTCCTGCTGGTACTTATTGTGCTAGGCGGTATCGGGGTCGGTATATTTCGTCGAAAAATTACCGGTTGGCCCGCCAAAAGGCAATGGGCAATAAAGTTTAAAGAAAATATACAGGTGATCAACCTATATACCGGCAGAGATCTTACCCTTGCCCTGGGATTGGGAGCTCTGCGGTATGCCGTATTTGTCGCACAATTCGCTCTGGCCCTTTCCCTGTTCGACCTTCCTATCCCCTTCCTCAATTTAATTCGTTGTGTAAGCCTGATCCTCTTGGCCAAAACCCTGCTACCCGCCATCAATGTGCTGGGCGATCTGGGGCTTCGTGAATTTACGGCCTTGCTGGTATTTGAACCCTACGGCCTGGCCAGCGAAAAAATCATTGCCGCCACTTTTTTAATATGGCTGATAAACATTCTAGGGCCGTTACTTGTAGGCGTCTTTTTGATTTGGAAGCACCAATGGAACGCCCGCTATGAATGA